The following are encoded in a window of Sphaerisporangium siamense genomic DNA:
- a CDS encoding alpha/beta fold hydrolase yields the protein MRPKYSLLAAVLVAVVALLPATTAASADTRDEASGDAGKGRISWAPCEEEPAAECGTLAVPIDWDRPGGPTVDLALARRKATDPAARIGSLVINPGGPGGSGVEFAYNAPGFFTEEIQRRFDLVGFDPRGVARSHPVICSASVYNQMPYAIMKSQADFDRWTAYSKRLRQDCRARTGPLYDHVDSVDVARDMDAIRAALGEEKLTYYGVSYGTLIGQMYAELFPHRVRALALDSNMDHSLGVKAFLDTEAAAVEDSFDEFAGWCDQEPNCALHGQDVRVVWERLLAKAREGELYYPGVPDRPMTEVQVLWQGVLGTEGPAWQLLSEMLRYLDGGPPSSWLPPLPGRQPVEGDVAQLPTAVLCEDYNLRVRNYKEYAALLRSNARLAPDMRLNPMPIEDLPVCLGHPTSNPQHRLRYTGSAPLLLGTSIHDPSTPYAWTTEVARQLGPKARLLTYEGWGHRIYGKEECATVPIDDYLISLTVPPRGFRCPVGGGAGPALRQRPEAWPTDGLPWAAPSVPGPSAPKTSG from the coding sequence GTGCGACCTAAGTACTCCCTGCTCGCGGCCGTCTTGGTCGCGGTGGTGGCGCTGTTACCCGCCACCACCGCCGCGAGCGCGGACACCCGTGACGAGGCGTCGGGGGACGCGGGGAAGGGCCGGATCTCCTGGGCGCCCTGCGAGGAGGAGCCGGCCGCCGAGTGCGGCACGCTGGCCGTCCCCATCGACTGGGACCGGCCGGGCGGGCCGACCGTCGACCTGGCCCTCGCCCGCCGCAAGGCCACCGATCCCGCGGCGCGGATCGGATCTCTGGTGATCAACCCCGGAGGCCCCGGCGGGTCCGGTGTCGAGTTCGCCTACAACGCGCCGGGCTTCTTCACCGAGGAGATCCAGCGGCGGTTCGACCTCGTCGGGTTCGACCCCCGGGGCGTGGCGCGCAGCCACCCGGTCATCTGCTCGGCGTCGGTGTACAACCAGATGCCGTACGCGATCATGAAGAGCCAGGCGGACTTCGACAGGTGGACCGCCTATTCCAAGAGGCTGCGCCAGGACTGCCGGGCCCGCACCGGCCCGCTGTACGACCACGTCGACTCGGTCGACGTCGCCCGCGACATGGACGCGATCCGCGCCGCGCTCGGAGAGGAGAAGCTCACCTACTACGGGGTCTCCTACGGCACGCTGATCGGCCAGATGTACGCCGAACTGTTCCCGCACCGCGTCCGGGCCCTGGCTCTGGACAGCAACATGGACCACAGCCTCGGCGTGAAGGCGTTCCTCGACACCGAGGCGGCCGCCGTCGAGGACTCCTTCGACGAGTTCGCCGGCTGGTGCGACCAGGAGCCGAACTGCGCCCTGCACGGCCAGGACGTGCGGGTCGTGTGGGAGCGGCTGCTGGCCAAGGCGCGCGAGGGCGAGCTGTACTACCCGGGGGTCCCTGACCGTCCGATGACCGAGGTGCAGGTCCTGTGGCAGGGCGTGCTCGGCACCGAGGGGCCCGCCTGGCAGCTGCTGAGCGAGATGCTGCGCTACCTGGACGGCGGGCCGCCGTCGTCGTGGCTGCCTCCGCTGCCCGGCCGGCAGCCGGTGGAGGGGGACGTCGCCCAGCTTCCCACCGCCGTCCTGTGCGAGGACTACAACCTGCGGGTGCGGAACTACAAGGAGTACGCCGCGCTGCTGCGGAGCAACGCCCGCCTGGCCCCCGACATGCGCCTGAACCCGATGCCGATCGAGGACCTGCCCGTCTGCCTCGGCCACCCGACGAGCAACCCGCAACACCGCCTGCGGTACACGGGCAGCGCTCCGCTGCTGCTCGGCACCTCCATCCACGACCCCTCCACGCCGTACGCCTGGACCACCGAGGTGGCCCGCCAGCTCGGCCCCAAGGCGAGACTGCTCACCTACGAGGGCTGGGGGCACCGCATCTACGGCAAGGAGGAGTGCGCCACGGTGCCCATCGACGACTACCTGATCTCGCTGACCGTGCCCCCGCGCGGCTTCCGCTGTCCCGTAGGCGGCGGAGCCGGTCCCGCGCTGCGGCAGCGGCCCGAGGCGTGGCCGACGGACGGGCTCCCGTGGGCCGCTCCGTCCGTTCCGGGGCCGTCGGCGCCGAAGACGTCCGGCTGA
- a CDS encoding BTAD domain-containing putative transcriptional regulator — translation MVHLRVLGQFQAEVEGRPVELGAPLQRAVIARLVCAGGHVVSTDRFIDDLWQGQPPPKALAALQVYISNLRRVLEPDRAPRTPATVLVSAPPGYLLRLDPDHVDAWRFPKLVDAAVAALNGGSPASAVQVIDDALSLWRGPAFAEFADEEWAAPEAARLRELKIIAAECRAEAGLALGSHAEVVPELERQVAAHPLRENAVRLLALAYYRSGRQADALAALRRTRTTLADELGVDPGPALRALEADILAHSDALDVPRLTVPIRPAAPPAAPPSQMIGRTAELARLVSAAEQAGRGFRVAWLGGDPGAGKSTLADALLRRLDDDGWQVAVGRCPETLGGVPPAWAWSEVLRGLFAVHPPAPGVEARLTPLLREDSAQAGRFWLAQAVGDYLENVPGPLLLVLEDVHRADDATLQLLRHLAARLANTPVLVVLTHRSSEDGEDLVATRAALTVQTAENVALRGLGEDEVRRLLLERSGVAADPGTVRTVTERTGGNPLFVAETARLLATEGASAAHSLPPGVRDLIRRRIARLPATARTTLRNAAVMGRDADADVLIAVQDADEEAVLDGLEAGVVAGLLTEPSPGRVRFTHVLVRETLYEDIPRLRRVRLHAKVLTALERVRPGDLGALGYHALAAATPATAVEAARYARRAAAQASAVYAHKEAATLLENALGALDLGAEPADGTRLDLLCRLVSAQASAGDLVRAAVNRRRALEIARSLGDPAAIARAAVANDAPVIWISQADFGFDADLVESLRSRLPAATGELRCRLLAALAQELVGHDDEVTEAASAEAVEIARGVGDPRLLCLALNARYWVAFVPGHGDELEALGHELLETSARGGLLGYQTLGHYALCNVALGRNDWATAQRHAARAVEYSTNGQLGLALVAIAYLDALRLLLDGEFERAEAAYTVLGDRMDEAGSPNAAVFASMSKLAARLACGRAHESVAEFAAVRDRVPGAIDEFHVSALVAAGRLDEARSAWPAHRGPRRDIFLRINLALRAGNAMALGSREVAEECYRLLLPAREDMIGLHTSAITLGPAGLTLGRLAEFLDDPARAAEHYATAADVAGRIGSPHWREQALEALAAVRRRVRRVAGS, via the coding sequence ATGGTGCATTTGCGGGTGCTCGGGCAGTTCCAGGCCGAGGTCGAGGGCCGCCCGGTCGAACTGGGCGCGCCGCTGCAGCGGGCGGTGATCGCGAGACTCGTCTGCGCCGGCGGGCACGTGGTCTCGACGGACCGGTTCATCGACGATCTGTGGCAGGGCCAGCCCCCGCCGAAGGCGCTGGCCGCGCTGCAGGTCTACATCTCCAACCTCCGCCGCGTCCTGGAGCCGGACCGGGCGCCGCGGACCCCGGCCACCGTCCTGGTGAGCGCCCCGCCCGGCTACCTGCTGCGGCTCGACCCCGACCACGTCGACGCCTGGCGGTTCCCCAAGCTCGTGGACGCGGCGGTGGCGGCGCTCAACGGGGGAAGCCCGGCCAGCGCCGTGCAGGTCATCGACGACGCCCTGTCGCTGTGGAGGGGACCCGCCTTCGCCGAGTTCGCCGACGAGGAGTGGGCGGCCCCCGAGGCGGCACGGCTGCGCGAGCTGAAGATCATCGCAGCCGAGTGCCGCGCGGAGGCCGGGCTCGCGCTCGGCTCTCACGCGGAGGTCGTGCCCGAGCTGGAACGCCAGGTCGCCGCCCATCCGCTGCGCGAGAACGCGGTACGGCTGCTCGCTCTCGCCTACTACCGCTCGGGACGGCAGGCCGACGCCCTGGCGGCGCTCCGCAGGACCCGGACCACCCTCGCCGACGAGCTCGGCGTGGACCCGGGCCCCGCCCTGAGAGCCCTCGAAGCCGACATCCTCGCGCACAGCGACGCCCTCGACGTGCCCAGGCTCACCGTGCCGATCCGTCCCGCCGCGCCCCCGGCCGCGCCGCCGTCCCAGATGATCGGCAGGACGGCGGAGCTCGCCCGGCTCGTCTCCGCCGCCGAGCAGGCCGGACGCGGTTTCCGGGTGGCATGGCTCGGCGGAGATCCGGGCGCGGGCAAGAGCACACTGGCCGACGCCCTGCTGCGGCGGCTGGACGACGACGGCTGGCAGGTCGCGGTCGGCCGGTGCCCCGAGACGCTCGGCGGGGTGCCGCCCGCGTGGGCGTGGAGCGAGGTGCTGCGCGGCCTGTTCGCCGTCCACCCCCCGGCCCCCGGCGTCGAGGCACGGCTCACGCCCCTCCTGCGGGAGGACTCCGCGCAGGCCGGCCGGTTCTGGCTGGCCCAGGCGGTGGGCGACTACCTGGAGAACGTGCCGGGGCCGCTGCTGCTGGTGCTGGAGGACGTGCACCGCGCCGACGACGCGACCCTCCAGTTGCTGCGTCACCTGGCCGCCCGGCTGGCGAACACCCCGGTCCTGGTGGTCCTGACGCACCGGTCGTCCGAGGACGGCGAGGACCTGGTGGCGACGCGGGCCGCCCTCACCGTCCAGACGGCGGAGAACGTGGCCCTGCGCGGGCTCGGCGAGGACGAGGTCCGCCGCCTGCTGCTGGAACGGTCCGGCGTGGCGGCCGACCCGGGAACCGTCCGTACGGTCACCGAGCGGACCGGTGGCAATCCGCTGTTCGTGGCCGAGACCGCCCGGCTGCTCGCGACCGAAGGAGCCTCGGCCGCCCATTCACTGCCCCCCGGGGTGCGCGATCTCATCCGCAGGAGGATCGCGCGCCTGCCCGCGACGGCGCGGACGACCCTGCGCAACGCCGCCGTCATGGGCAGGGACGCCGACGCCGACGTGCTGATCGCCGTCCAGGACGCCGACGAGGAGGCCGTGCTCGACGGCCTTGAGGCGGGCGTGGTCGCCGGGCTGCTCACCGAGCCGAGCCCCGGCCGGGTCCGCTTCACGCACGTCCTGGTCCGCGAGACCCTCTACGAGGACATTCCCCGGCTTCGCCGCGTCCGGCTGCACGCCAAGGTCCTCACCGCGCTGGAGCGGGTGCGACCGGGCGACCTCGGCGCGCTCGGCTACCACGCGCTGGCCGCCGCCACGCCGGCCACCGCCGTCGAGGCCGCGCGGTACGCACGGCGCGCCGCGGCCCAGGCCTCGGCCGTCTACGCGCACAAGGAAGCGGCCACCCTGCTGGAGAACGCCCTCGGAGCCCTCGACCTCGGCGCGGAACCCGCGGACGGCACCCGGCTGGACCTGCTGTGCCGCCTGGTCTCCGCGCAGGCGAGCGCGGGCGACCTCGTGCGGGCGGCGGTCAACCGCCGGCGGGCGCTGGAGATCGCCCGGTCGCTCGGCGACCCCGCGGCGATCGCCCGCGCCGCGGTGGCCAACGACGCGCCCGTGATCTGGATCTCGCAGGCCGACTTCGGGTTCGACGCCGACCTGGTCGAATCGCTCAGGAGCCGCCTGCCCGCCGCGACCGGCGAACTGCGCTGCCGGCTGCTCGCCGCGCTGGCCCAGGAACTGGTGGGCCACGACGACGAGGTGACGGAGGCCGCGAGCGCCGAGGCCGTCGAGATCGCCCGCGGCGTCGGCGATCCCCGGTTGCTGTGCCTGGCGCTCAACGCGCGCTACTGGGTGGCGTTCGTACCCGGCCACGGGGACGAACTGGAGGCGCTCGGGCACGAGCTGCTGGAGACCTCCGCGCGCGGCGGCCTGCTGGGCTACCAGACACTCGGGCACTACGCCCTGTGCAACGTCGCGCTCGGGCGCAACGACTGGGCCACGGCCCAGCGGCACGCCGCGCGGGCCGTCGAGTACTCCACGAACGGCCAGCTCGGCCTCGCGCTGGTCGCCATCGCCTACCTCGACGCCCTGCGCCTCCTGCTGGACGGCGAGTTCGAGCGCGCCGAGGCGGCCTACACGGTCCTCGGCGACCGGATGGACGAGGCCGGAAGCCCGAACGCCGCCGTCTTCGCGAGCATGAGCAAGCTGGCGGCACGCCTGGCGTGCGGCCGTGCCCACGAGTCGGTGGCCGAGTTCGCCGCCGTCCGCGACCGCGTGCCGGGGGCGATCGACGAGTTCCACGTCAGCGCGCTGGTCGCCGCCGGGCGCCTGGACGAGGCCCGGTCCGCCTGGCCGGCGCACCGCGGGCCGCGGCGGGACATCTTCCTGAGGATCAACCTGGCGCTGCGCGCGGGCAACGCGATGGCCCTCGGCTCCCGCGAGGTCGCCGAGGAGTGCTACCGCCTGCTCCTCCCCGCCCGGGAGGACATGATCGGCCTGCACACCTCCGCGATAACCCTCGGTCCCGCGGGCCTCACGCTCGGGCGGCTGGCGGAGTTCCTGGACGATCCCGCCCGCGCCGCGGAACACTACGCGACGGCCGCCGACGTCGCGGGCCGGATCGGCTCGCCCCACTGGCGGGAACAGGCCCTTGAGGCGCTGGCCGCGGTCCGGCGCCGCGTGCGCCGCGTCGCCGGTTCCTGA